A single region of the Pseudomonas mandelii genome encodes:
- a CDS encoding sugar kinase yields MNTINTLGPNTPRIALIGECMIELQQRADGTLQQSFGGDTLNTAVYLSRELGTRGIVDYVTALGDDSFSDAMCQTWADEHIGLGMVQRLPGRLPGLYCIQTDAAGERRFLYWRNEAAVRDCFTTPAAAPILAALPDYDVLYFSGITLAVLGVQGRVKLLETLIEARQRDARIVFDNNYRPRLWASVEEARAAYRSVLPYVDLALLTVDDEQALFHFSDGEAVFAAYEQIGTPEVVLKRGAEACLIRCDGESFEVPAQKVERVVDTTAAGDSFSAAYLASRLKGGSAVEAAEAGHRLASRVIQVPGALIPKD; encoded by the coding sequence ATGAACACCATCAACACCCTCGGCCCCAACACCCCGCGCATCGCCTTGATCGGCGAATGCATGATCGAGCTGCAACAACGCGCCGATGGCACGCTGCAACAGAGCTTCGGCGGCGATACCTTGAACACTGCGGTCTACCTGTCCCGGGAACTCGGCACCCGCGGCATCGTCGATTACGTCACTGCACTGGGCGACGACAGTTTCAGCGATGCCATGTGCCAGACCTGGGCCGACGAACACATCGGGTTGGGCATGGTTCAGCGCCTGCCCGGGCGACTGCCCGGTTTGTACTGCATCCAGACTGATGCGGCGGGCGAGCGCCGCTTCCTCTATTGGCGTAACGAAGCGGCCGTGCGCGACTGCTTCACCACCCCGGCCGCCGCGCCGATCCTGGCCGCGCTGCCGGATTACGACGTGCTGTATTTCAGCGGCATCACCCTGGCGGTGCTCGGCGTGCAAGGTCGGGTGAAACTGCTGGAAACCCTGATCGAGGCCCGCCAGCGGGATGCGCGGATCGTGTTCGACAACAACTACCGGCCACGCTTGTGGGCGTCAGTCGAAGAGGCGCGGGCGGCTTATCGCAGCGTCTTGCCCTATGTCGATCTGGCGTTGCTGACCGTCGATGACGAGCAGGCGCTGTTTCATTTTTCCGATGGCGAGGCGGTGTTTGCCGCTTACGAGCAGATTGGCACCCCCGAAGTGGTGCTCAAGCGTGGCGCCGAGGCGTGTCTGATTCGCTGTGATGGCGAGTCGTTCGAGGTGCCCGCGCAGAAGGTCGAGCGCGTGGTGGACACCACGGCGGCGGGGGATTCGTTCAGCGCGGCGTATTTGGCCAGTCGGCTCAAGGGTGGAAGTGCGGTTGAGGCGGCCGAGGCGGGGCATCGGTTGGCGAGTCGGGTGATTCAAGTGCCTGGAGCACTGATTCCCAAAGATTGA
- a CDS encoding peptidylprolyl isomerase yields MKAQARHILVKTSEEAEQLKQRIAKGEAFDVLAKKYSTCPSGKRGGDLGEVRPGQMVGVIDAVIFKKPLRVVHGPIKSKFGYHLVQVFYRD; encoded by the coding sequence ATGAAAGCTCAAGCCCGCCATATTCTGGTGAAAACCTCGGAAGAAGCCGAGCAGCTCAAACAACGCATCGCCAAGGGCGAAGCCTTTGATGTGCTGGCCAAGAAGTACTCCACCTGCCCGTCCGGCAAACGCGGGGGCGACCTGGGTGAAGTGCGGCCTGGGCAAATGGTCGGGGTGATCGACGCGGTGATCTTCAAAAAACCGCTACGGGTGGTGCATGGGCCGATCAAGAGCAAGTTCGGGTATCACCTGGTGCAGGTGTTTTACCGGGATTGA
- a CDS encoding PAS domain-containing hybrid sensor histidine kinase/response regulator, with amino-acid sequence MNATLTGSDAQALIARLDWTRTPLGAASTWPQSLRTAVDIVIHSPMPMLLLWGPHLTQIYNDGFALLAGSKHPHAFGQPTHQIWPELQDFTSPIYSAVLQGQVRTYSEQRFTLQRDEGDSDFWLDLTYSPIRDENAEVAGILVTAIETNERRRIALELEQRSAASLKAQHETEQRLQLALAATDAVGTWDWDIGEDRFIADAHFAELHNIDPLLASQLPISAYLQAVHPEDRAMVARSIKYSITHGTEYAEEYRLLQPSGHLRWVFARGRCYKDHHGRPIRFLGAALDLTERKLTEQALRQSQTELQLIINAMPILISYVDSEERFRLNNAAYLDWYGLTPQELYGRTIREVLGEEAYALRAEHIALALTGKSCCFSINTPHRDGSNRHALMNYLPRHGADGTVNGFYIFVIDETERKQTEEALRNLNDTLEERVAARTQQLAEANQRLQNEMFERERAEDALRHAQKMEAVGQLTGGIAHDFNNMLTGIIGSLDLMQRYIAEGRAAEIGRFTEAAVSSANRAAALTHRLLAFSRRQSLDRRPLNANDLVHSLEDLFSRTKGDHIELKLLLAGEVWPVSTDVSQLENALLNLVINARDAMPDGGELLIETANVYLDGSDITTLEPVKAGDYVMIAVSDNGTGMTPSVLAKAFDPFFTTKPIGQGTGLGLSMIYGFAQQSGGHVSLFSLPGKGTSVRLYLPRLHATEPEKVLLPFTGEAPAAIAGETVVLVEDDPAVRMLVLDLLNELGYHAHEAEDAKTALPLLESDLRVDLLVTDVGLPGMNGRQLAEIARQHRPELKVLFMTGYAEKAAERQGFLEEGMDMVAKPFSIDLLANKIRTMIGQPE; translated from the coding sequence ATGAACGCAACACTGACGGGCAGCGATGCACAGGCCTTGATCGCCAGACTGGACTGGACACGCACCCCGCTGGGCGCTGCCAGCACCTGGCCACAGAGCCTGCGCACTGCGGTGGACATCGTGATTCATTCACCGATGCCGATGCTGTTGCTGTGGGGGCCGCACCTGACGCAGATCTACAACGACGGCTTCGCCCTCCTCGCCGGCAGCAAGCATCCACACGCTTTCGGACAACCGACGCACCAGATCTGGCCAGAACTTCAGGACTTTACCAGCCCCATTTACAGCGCTGTCCTACAAGGCCAGGTGCGTACCTACAGCGAACAACGTTTTACCTTGCAACGCGACGAAGGTGATTCCGACTTCTGGCTGGACCTGACCTACAGCCCGATCCGCGATGAAAACGCTGAGGTTGCTGGCATTCTGGTCACCGCCATCGAAACCAATGAACGCCGACGCATCGCGCTGGAACTGGAACAGCGGTCGGCCGCCAGTCTCAAGGCCCAGCACGAAACCGAACAGCGCCTGCAACTGGCGCTGGCGGCCACCGACGCCGTCGGTACCTGGGATTGGGACATCGGCGAAGATCGCTTCATCGCCGATGCGCATTTCGCCGAACTGCACAACATCGACCCACTGCTCGCCAGTCAGTTGCCCATCAGCGCCTACCTCCAGGCCGTGCACCCGGAAGATCGCGCCATGGTCGCCCGCAGCATCAAATATTCCATCACCCACGGCACCGAATACGCCGAGGAATATCGCTTGCTGCAACCCAGCGGTCACCTGCGCTGGGTGTTTGCCCGCGGTCGCTGCTACAAGGACCACCATGGCCGGCCGATCCGCTTCCTTGGCGCCGCGCTGGATCTGACCGAACGCAAGCTCACCGAGCAAGCCCTGCGCCAGAGCCAGACCGAGTTGCAGCTGATCATCAACGCCATGCCCATCCTGATCAGCTACGTGGACAGCGAGGAACGCTTTCGCTTGAACAACGCCGCTTATCTGGACTGGTATGGCCTGACACCGCAGGAACTCTATGGCCGCACCATTCGTGAAGTGCTGGGCGAAGAAGCCTATGCCTTGCGCGCCGAACACATTGCCCTGGCGCTGACGGGCAAGTCTTGCTGTTTCAGCATCAATACCCCGCACCGGGACGGCAGTAACCGCCATGCCTTGATGAATTACTTGCCGCGCCACGGTGCCGACGGCACGGTGAATGGTTTCTACATCTTTGTCATTGACGAAACCGAGCGCAAACAGACGGAAGAAGCCCTGCGCAATCTCAACGATACCCTTGAGGAACGGGTCGCGGCCCGCACCCAGCAGCTGGCCGAAGCCAACCAACGGCTGCAAAACGAGATGTTCGAGCGTGAACGCGCGGAAGACGCCTTGCGCCATGCGCAGAAAATGGAGGCGGTCGGGCAGCTCACCGGCGGCATCGCCCACGACTTCAACAACATGCTGACCGGGATCATCGGCAGCCTCGATCTGATGCAGCGCTATATCGCGGAAGGGCGCGCCGCCGAGATTGGCCGTTTCACCGAAGCCGCGGTGTCCTCGGCCAATCGTGCCGCCGCCCTGACCCATCGGCTACTGGCGTTTTCCCGGCGTCAGTCGCTTGATCGCCGGCCGCTGAACGCCAATGACCTGGTGCACTCCCTGGAAGACTTGTTCAGCCGGACCAAGGGCGATCACATCGAACTCAAACTGCTGCTGGCCGGCGAGGTCTGGCCGGTGAGCACTGACGTCAGCCAACTGGAAAACGCTCTGCTCAACCTCGTCATCAACGCCCGGGACGCCATGCCCGATGGCGGCGAGTTGCTGATCGAAACCGCCAACGTTTACCTCGACGGCAGCGACATCACCACGTTGGAACCGGTCAAGGCCGGGGATTACGTGATGATTGCCGTCAGCGATAACGGCACCGGGATGACACCGTCGGTGCTGGCCAAGGCGTTCGACCCGTTCTTCACCACCAAACCCATCGGCCAGGGTACCGGCCTTGGATTGTCGATGATTTATGGGTTCGCCCAGCAGTCGGGCGGGCATGTCAGCCTGTTCAGTTTGCCGGGCAAGGGCACCAGCGTTCGCCTTTACTTGCCCCGATTGCACGCCACGGAACCGGAAAAAGTACTGCTGCCGTTCACGGGCGAGGCTCCGGCGGCGATTGCCGGCGAAACCGTGGTGTTGGTGGAAGACGACCCGGCGGTGCGCATGCTGGTGCTCGACCTGCTCAACGAGCTGGGTTATCACGCCCACGAAGCCGAGGATGCGAAGACCGCCCTGCCCTTGCTGGAATCCGACCTGAGGGTCGATCTGCTGGTGACCGACGTAGGCCTGCCGGGCATGAACGGCCGGCAACTGGCAGAGATCGCTCGCCAGCACCGCCCCGAACTCAAGGTCCTGTTCATGACCGGTTACGCGGAGAAAGCCGCCGAACGCCAGGGTTTCCTGGAAGAAGGCATGGACATGGTCGCCAAACCGTTTTCCATTGACCTGTTGGCCAACAAGATTCGCACGATGATCGGCCAACCGGAGTGA
- a CDS encoding PilT/PilU family type 4a pilus ATPase, which produces MEIDALLQILSDRNGSDLYLSTGAPPSARFDGVLKPLTDQPFKPGAVAAIAESIMDAEQRLEFDRELEMNLAISLAGVGRFRVNIFKQRNDVSIVARNIKLDIPRFEDLKLPAVLLETVMLKQGLILFVGATDCGKSTSLAALIDYRNRHSTGHIVTIEDPIEYIHRHKQSIINQREVGVDTRSFHAALKNTLRQAPDVVLIGEIRDRETMEHALAFADTGHLVISTLHAHNAHQALDRIINFFPEERRTQLLHDLSNNLKAFVSQRLVRTLDGQRRAAVEVMLGTPTIGDLIKRNQLDELKDIMEKSAEFGMQTFDGALYALVMEGAISEEEALKHADSLSNLKLRLKLYGGGPSTANAPIGDWGLVD; this is translated from the coding sequence ATGGAAATCGATGCACTGTTGCAGATACTGTCTGACCGGAATGGATCCGATCTCTATCTTTCCACCGGCGCACCACCCAGTGCGCGGTTCGACGGTGTGCTCAAGCCGCTGACCGACCAGCCATTCAAGCCGGGAGCAGTCGCGGCCATTGCCGAGTCCATCATGGACGCCGAACAGCGCCTGGAGTTCGATCGGGAACTGGAGATGAACCTGGCAATCTCCCTGGCGGGTGTCGGGCGCTTTCGGGTCAACATCTTCAAGCAACGCAACGATGTGTCAATCGTGGCACGCAACATCAAGCTCGACATCCCGCGTTTCGAAGACCTCAAACTACCGGCGGTGCTGCTCGAAACCGTGATGCTCAAACAAGGATTGATACTGTTCGTCGGCGCCACCGATTGCGGCAAGTCAACCTCTCTCGCGGCGCTGATCGATTACCGCAACCGCCACAGCACTGGCCATATCGTCACCATCGAGGACCCGATCGAGTACATCCATCGGCACAAGCAGTCGATCATCAACCAGCGCGAGGTCGGCGTCGATACCCGCAGTTTTCATGCTGCCCTGAAAAACACCCTGCGCCAGGCCCCGGACGTGGTACTGATCGGCGAAATCCGCGACCGCGAAACCATGGAGCACGCGCTGGCGTTTGCCGATACGGGCCATCTGGTGATCTCGACGTTGCACGCGCACAACGCCCATCAGGCGCTGGACCGCATCATCAATTTCTTTCCCGAAGAGCGGCGGACGCAGTTGCTGCATGACTTGAGCAACAATCTGAAAGCGTTTGTTTCCCAACGATTGGTGCGGACCCTTGACGGTCAGCGCAGGGCGGCAGTGGAAGTGATGTTGGGAACACCCACGATCGGTGACTTGATAAAGCGCAATCAACTGGACGAACTTAAAGACATCATGGAAAAGTCCGCAGAGTTCGGTATGCAGACGTTCGATGGCGCACTGTATGCACTGGTGATGGAAGGCGCAATCAGTGAGGAAGAGGCGCTAAAACATGCGGACTCGCTGAGCAATCTGAAGTTGCGCCTCAAACTGTATGGCGGTGGGCCTTCGACCGCCAATGCGCCCATTGGGGACTGGGGGTTAGTGGATTGA
- a CDS encoding acetoacetate--CoA ligase — translation MSDILWQPSAERISKTRMEAFRRFIIKRHHIHLDDYPALHQWSIDQRVAFWQAIVDFFDIRFHDQPDAVLVEGAQMPSAEWFPGATLNFAEHLLRRRDDAVAVIAIGENGQREHLTWAELAEHVAGFQNSLKAAGVGLGDRVAACMPNTWQTLVAMLGTTSLGAIWSCSSPDFGTQGVIDRFGQIEPKVLITCAGYRYAGKDIDQTAKVNEILDRLPSLQQLILVPYARPQARIEQFHTRANVTLWDDFYDIGGEPDFVPVPFAHPLYILYSSGTTGVPKCIVHSTGGVLLQHVKEHGLHCDLGPGDRLFYYTTCGWMMWNWLVSALAVGSAVVLYDGSPFHPAPRRLIDLINDERISVFGTSPKFIATLETHGIKPRESHDLSSLKTLLCTGSALSPQSYDYVYRDLKSDLCLASMSGGTDIVSCFVNSNPFEPVRRGEIQGKSLGMAVEVWNDDGKPVIGEKGELVCTRHFPAMPIGFWNDPQQEKLHASYFSQFPGVWAQGDYAEQLPHGAMMIHGRSDAVLNPGGVRIGTAEIYRQVEKVPQVLDSVAIGQQWQDDVRVVLFVKLRDGVELDEALQQQIRQVIRANTTPRHVPAKIVAVTDIPRTISGKVVELAVRNVVHGQKVKNTDALANPEALEQFRDRPELAF, via the coding sequence ATGTCCGACATCCTCTGGCAACCCAGTGCCGAGCGCATCAGCAAAACCCGCATGGAGGCCTTCCGGCGCTTCATCATTAAGCGGCACCACATTCACCTCGACGACTACCCCGCCCTGCACCAATGGTCCATCGATCAGCGCGTAGCTTTCTGGCAGGCGATCGTCGACTTCTTCGACATCCGTTTCCACGATCAGCCGGACGCAGTGCTGGTGGAAGGCGCGCAAATGCCCAGCGCCGAGTGGTTCCCAGGCGCCACCCTGAATTTCGCCGAGCACCTGCTGCGCCGTCGCGACGATGCCGTGGCGGTCATTGCGATTGGCGAGAACGGCCAGCGTGAACACCTGACCTGGGCGGAACTCGCCGAGCATGTCGCCGGTTTTCAAAACAGTCTGAAAGCCGCTGGCGTCGGCCTCGGCGACCGTGTCGCCGCGTGCATGCCCAATACCTGGCAAACTCTGGTGGCCATGCTCGGCACCACCAGCCTGGGGGCGATCTGGTCCTGCTCATCACCGGACTTCGGCACCCAGGGCGTCATCGACCGCTTCGGCCAGATCGAACCAAAAGTGCTCATCACCTGCGCCGGTTATCGCTACGCCGGCAAGGACATCGATCAGACCGCCAAGGTCAATGAAATCCTCGATCGCCTGCCATCCTTGCAACAGTTGATCCTGGTGCCCTATGCCCGACCACAGGCACGCATCGAACAGTTCCACACCCGAGCCAACGTGACGCTGTGGGATGATTTTTACGACATCGGTGGCGAGCCGGATTTCGTCCCCGTGCCGTTCGCCCATCCGCTGTACATCCTCTACTCCAGCGGCACCACCGGCGTGCCGAAATGCATCGTCCACAGCACCGGCGGCGTGTTGCTGCAACACGTCAAGGAGCACGGCCTGCATTGCGATCTCGGCCCCGGCGACCGTTTGTTCTACTACACGACGTGCGGATGGATGATGTGGAACTGGCTGGTCTCTGCCCTGGCCGTGGGCAGTGCAGTGGTGCTGTACGACGGCTCGCCGTTCCATCCGGCCCCCCGGCGTTTGATCGACCTGATCAACGATGAACGCATCAGCGTCTTCGGCACCAGTCCAAAATTTATCGCCACCCTGGAAACCCATGGGATCAAACCGCGCGAAAGCCATGACCTGAGCAGCCTGAAAACCCTGCTTTGCACCGGTTCCGCGCTGTCGCCGCAGAGTTACGACTACGTGTATCGCGACCTCAAGAGCGACCTGTGCCTGGCCTCGATGTCCGGTGGTACCGACATCGTTTCGTGCTTTGTGAACAGCAATCCTTTTGAGCCCGTGCGTCGCGGCGAAATCCAGGGCAAAAGCCTGGGCATGGCGGTCGAAGTCTGGAATGACGACGGCAAGCCTGTGATCGGCGAGAAAGGTGAACTGGTGTGCACCCGGCACTTCCCGGCGATGCCCATTGGTTTCTGGAACGACCCGCAGCAGGAGAAGCTGCACGCTTCATATTTCAGCCAGTTCCCCGGCGTCTGGGCCCAGGGCGATTACGCCGAACAGCTGCCCCACGGCGCGATGATGATCCACGGCCGCTCGGACGCGGTGCTCAACCCGGGCGGCGTGCGCATCGGTACCGCGGAAATCTATCGTCAGGTGGAGAAGGTCCCACAGGTGCTGGACAGCGTGGCCATTGGTCAGCAATGGCAGGATGACGTGCGGGTGGTGCTGTTCGTGAAGTTGCGCGACGGCGTCGAACTGGATGAAGCCTTGCAGCAGCAGATCCGCCAGGTCATCCGCGCCAACACCACACCCCGGCATGTACCGGCGAAGATTGTCGCGGTGACCGATATCCCACGGACCATCAGCGGCAAGGTCGTCGAGCTGGCGGTGCGGAACGTGGTGCATGGGCAGAAGGTGAAGAACACCGATGCGTTGGCCAATCCCGAGGCGCTGGAGCAATTTCGGGATCGGCCGGAACTGGCTTTTTAA
- the hbdH gene encoding 3-hydroxybutyrate dehydrogenase, producing MTTLSGKTALVTGSTSGIGLGIALSLAEAGANLILNGFGDASKVIAEVEQFGGKVGHHPADVSDPVQIADMIAYAEREFGGVDILVNNAGIQHVAAVEDFPVERWDSIIAINLSSVFHSTRLSLPGMRTKGWGRIINIASVHGQVGSVGKAAYVAAKHGVIGLTKVVGLETATTNVTCNAICPGWVLTPLVQKQIDARIATGIEPQQAQHDLLAEKQPSLEFVTPPQLGELVLFLCSEAGSQVRGAAWNIDGGWLAQ from the coding sequence ATGACGACTCTTTCGGGCAAGACTGCACTGGTCACCGGTTCCACCAGCGGCATCGGCCTGGGCATTGCCCTGAGCCTGGCCGAGGCTGGCGCCAATCTGATTCTCAACGGTTTCGGCGATGCGTCCAAAGTGATTGCCGAGGTCGAGCAATTCGGTGGCAAGGTCGGCCATCACCCGGCCGACGTCAGCGACCCGGTGCAGATTGCCGACATGATTGCTTATGCCGAGCGTGAGTTCGGCGGCGTCGACATCCTGGTGAACAACGCCGGTATCCAGCACGTAGCGGCGGTAGAAGACTTTCCCGTGGAACGTTGGGACTCGATCATTGCGATCAACCTGTCGTCGGTGTTCCACAGCACCCGCTTGAGCCTGCCGGGCATGCGCACCAAAGGTTGGGGCCGGATCATCAACATTGCCTCGGTGCATGGCCAGGTGGGCTCGGTGGGTAAAGCCGCCTATGTCGCGGCCAAACATGGCGTGATCGGCTTGACCAAGGTCGTCGGGCTGGAAACGGCAACGACCAATGTGACCTGCAACGCCATTTGCCCGGGCTGGGTATTGACGCCGCTGGTGCAGAAGCAGATTGATGCACGCATCGCGACCGGGATCGAGCCGCAACAGGCGCAGCACGATTTGCTCGCGGAGAAGCAGCCGTCGCTGGAATTCGTCACCCCGCCGCAATTGGGCGAACTGGTGTTGTTCTTGTGCAGTGAGGCCGGAAGCCAGGTGCGCGGCGCGGCGTGGAATATTGATGGTGGGTGGTTGGCGCAGTAA